Proteins encoded within one genomic window of Nitrospina gracilis 3/211:
- a CDS encoding phage tail protein, with product MAAPMFPVNAHRHDPYRTFKFRVIIDGKPVAGMRKMTALKKKTEPVKWRTAGDPSHERIMPGGTSYEPVTLEQGLTHDPVFEEWANLINNIEGDSAMSLKNFRKEVIISLLNLQGQVAINYVLHRAWVSDYQAMPDLDAGSMNAVGIQSITLQHEGWERDTAVNEPTES from the coding sequence ATGGCAGCACCGATGTTTCCCGTCAACGCGCACCGGCACGATCCGTACCGCACGTTCAAGTTCCGCGTCATCATCGACGGCAAGCCCGTTGCGGGCATGCGCAAAATGACGGCCTTGAAAAAGAAAACCGAACCCGTGAAATGGCGCACGGCAGGCGACCCGTCGCACGAACGCATCATGCCCGGCGGCACGAGCTACGAACCGGTCACGCTGGAACAGGGGTTGACTCACGATCCGGTGTTCGAGGAGTGGGCGAACCTCATCAACAACATCGAAGGCGACTCCGCCATGTCTCTGAAGAATTTCCGCAAGGAAGTCATCATCAGCCTGCTCAACCTGCAGGGCCAGGTCGCCATCAACTACGTTCTGCATCGCGCGTGGGTGTCGGACTACCAGGCCATGCCGGATCTCGACGCGGGAAGCATGAACGCGGTCGGCATTCAGAGCATCACGCTTCAGCACGAAGGGTGGGAGCGGGATACCGCAGTGAACGAGCCGACGGAATCGTAA